From Pseudomonas sp. CCI4.2, one genomic window encodes:
- the icd gene encoding NADP-dependent isocitrate dehydrogenase, with protein MEYKKIQVPKVGEKITVNSDHSLNVPNNPIIPFIEGDGIGVDISPVMIKVVDAAVNKAYGGERKISWMEVFAGEKATQVYDQDTWLPQETLDAAKDYVVSIKGPLTTPVGGGIRSLNVALRQQLDLYVCLRPVRWFEGVPSPVKKPGDVDMTIFRENSEDIYAGIEWKAGSPEAIKIIKFLKEEMGVTKIRFDENCGIGVKPVSLQGTKRLVRKALQYVVDNDRDSLTIVHKGNIMKFTEGAFKEWAYEVAAEEFGATLLDGGPWMQFKNPQTGKNVIVKDAIADAMLQQILLRPAEYDVIATLNLNGDYLSDALAAEVGGIGIAPGANLSDTIAMFEATHGTAPKYAGKDQVNPGSLILSAEMMLRHMGWIEAADLIIKGTNGAISAKTVTYDFERLMDGATLLSSSAFGDALISHM; from the coding sequence ATGGAATACAAGAAGATTCAGGTTCCCAAAGTCGGTGAAAAAATCACGGTCAACTCAGACCATTCCTTGAATGTGCCGAACAATCCGATCATCCCCTTCATTGAAGGCGATGGTATTGGTGTCGACATCAGTCCGGTGATGATCAAGGTTGTAGATGCGGCGGTTAATAAAGCGTACGGCGGTGAGCGCAAGATCTCGTGGATGGAAGTTTTCGCCGGAGAAAAGGCGACCCAGGTTTACGATCAAGACACCTGGCTACCCCAGGAAACCCTGGACGCGGCAAAAGATTACGTTGTCTCTATCAAAGGACCGCTGACCACACCGGTCGGTGGTGGCATTCGGTCCTTGAACGTTGCCTTGCGTCAGCAACTGGATCTTTACGTTTGCTTGCGCCCTGTGCGTTGGTTTGAAGGTGTGCCGAGCCCGGTTAAAAAACCAGGCGACGTGGACATGACCATCTTCCGTGAAAACTCTGAAGATATTTACGCCGGGATCGAGTGGAAGGCCGGCTCGCCCGAAGCGATCAAGATCATCAAGTTTCTGAAAGAAGAAATGGGCGTTACCAAGATCCGTTTCGACGAAAACTGTGGCATTGGCGTCAAGCCGGTTTCGTTGCAAGGTACTAAGCGTCTGGTACGCAAGGCGTTGCAGTATGTGGTCGATAATGACCGCGACTCGCTAACGATTGTACACAAAGGCAACATCATGAAGTTCACCGAAGGTGCCTTCAAAGAGTGGGCCTACGAAGTGGCGGCAGAAGAGTTTGGCGCGACCTTGCTCGATGGCGGACCCTGGATGCAGTTCAAAAATCCGCAAACTGGCAAAAACGTCATCGTCAAAGACGCAATTGCTGACGCCATGCTTCAGCAGATTTTGCTCCGCCCAGCTGAATATGATGTGATCGCTACGCTTAACCTGAACGGAGACTATTTGTCCGACGCCCTGGCAGCAGAAGTCGGCGGCATTGGTATCGCGCCGGGCGCCAATTTGTCCGACACCATTGCGATGTTTGAAGCCACTCACGGTACGGCACCCAAATATGCCGGCAAAGATCAAGTGAACCCAGGCTCGCTGATTCTTTCCGCTGAAATGATGTTGCGTCACATGGGGTGGATCGAGGCTGCGGACTTGATCATTAAAGGCACCAATGGCGCCATTTCTGCCAAAACCGTGACTTACGACTTCGAACGCCTGATGGACGGCGCCACGCTGCTGTCTTCTTCAGCCTTCGGCGACGCGCTGATCTCGCACATGTAA
- the cspD gene encoding cold shock domain-containing protein CspD → MAIVSSNNSVKHGKVKWFNNAKGYGFINENDKTEDLFAHYSAITMEGYKTLKAGQPVVFEIIQGPKGLHAVNIMATSEIQSEQPVAAPSETKTTSDVSA, encoded by the coding sequence ATGGCAATAGTTAGTAGTAACAACTCTGTCAAGCACGGCAAGGTCAAATGGTTCAACAATGCCAAAGGCTATGGCTTCATCAATGAAAACGACAAGACTGAGGACCTGTTCGCCCACTATTCAGCGATCACGATGGAAGGCTACAAGACGCTGAAAGCGGGTCAACCCGTTGTTTTCGAAATCATTCAAGGCCCCAAAGGACTGCATGCGGTCAATATAATGGCCACGAGCGAGATTCAATCGGAGCAACCGGTGGCTGCTCCCAGCGAGACCAAGACAACCTCAGATGTAAGTGCCTGA
- the clpS gene encoding ATP-dependent Clp protease adapter ClpS, with the protein MHAFSQIRLTFNQDRPETHDDDAAGVALKEAKPALQAPPMYKVVLFNDDYTPMDFVVEVLEVFFNLNRELATKVMLAVHTEGRAVCGLFTRDIAETKAMQVNQYARESQHPLLCEIEKDG; encoded by the coding sequence ATGCATGCATTCAGCCAGATTCGACTAACATTCAATCAGGATCGTCCGGAAACACATGACGATGACGCCGCAGGAGTGGCGCTGAAAGAAGCTAAACCAGCGTTGCAGGCGCCACCGATGTACAAAGTGGTTTTGTTTAATGATGATTACACCCCGATGGATTTCGTCGTCGAAGTGCTCGAGGTATTTTTTAACCTGAATCGTGAGCTGGCGACCAAGGTCATGCTGGCCGTCCATACAGAGGGACGGGCAGTATGTGGATTGTTTACCCGCGACATCGCCGAGACCAAGGCAATGCAGGTGAACCAATACGCCAGGGAAAGCCAGCATCCGCTACTCTGTGAGATCGAGAAGGACGGTTAA
- the clpA gene encoding ATP-dependent Clp protease ATP-binding subunit ClpA, with translation MLNRELEVTLNLAFKEARSKRHEFMTVEHLLLALLDNEAAATVLRACGANLDKLKHDLQEFIDSTTPLIPVHDEDRETQPTLGFQRVLQRAVFHVQSSGKREVTGANVLVAIFSEQESQAVFLLKQQSVARIDVVNYIAHGISKVPGHGDHSEGEQDMQDDEGGESSSSGNPLDAYASNLNELARQGRIDPLVGREMEVERVAQILARRRKNNPLLVGEAGVGKTAIAEGLAKRIVDNQVPDLLANSVVYSLDLGALLAGTKYRGDFEKRFKALLNELKKRPQAILFIDEIHTIIGAGAASGGVMDASNLLKPLLSSGDIRCIGSTTFQEFRGIFEKDRALARRFQKVDVSEPSVEDTIGILRGLKGRFEQHHGIEYSDEALRAAAELASRYINDRHMPDKAIDVIDEAGAYQRLQPIEKRVKRIEVPQVEDIVAKIARIPPKHVNSSDKELLRNLERDLKLTVFGQDAAIDALSTAIKLSRAGLKSPDKPVGSFLFAGPTGVGKTEAARQLAKALGIELVRFDMSEYMERHTVSRLIGAPPGYVGFDQGGLLTEAITKQPHCVLLLDEIEKAHPEVFNLLLQVMDHGTLTDNNGRKADFRNVIVIMTTNAGAETAARASIGFTHQDHSSDAMEVIKKSFTPEFRNRLDTIIQFTRLSHEVIKSVVDKFLTELQAQLEDKRVLLEVTDAARTWLAEGGYDAQMGARPMARLIQDKIKRPLAEEILFGELAEHGGVVHIDVKDGEMTFDFETTAEMA, from the coding sequence ATGTTAAACCGTGAGCTCGAAGTCACCCTCAATTTAGCCTTCAAGGAGGCTCGTTCGAAGCGTCATGAATTTATGACGGTTGAGCATCTCCTTCTGGCTCTTTTGGACAATGAGGCTGCCGCCACCGTTCTGCGTGCCTGCGGCGCAAACCTCGATAAGCTCAAGCATGATCTGCAGGAGTTTATCGACTCCACGACCCCGTTGATCCCCGTCCACGACGAAGACCGTGAAACCCAGCCAACCTTGGGTTTCCAGCGCGTACTGCAACGTGCAGTCTTCCATGTGCAAAGTTCCGGCAAGCGTGAAGTTACCGGCGCTAACGTGCTGGTTGCGATCTTCAGTGAACAAGAAAGCCAGGCAGTATTTCTGCTCAAGCAGCAGAGTGTTGCCCGGATCGATGTTGTCAATTACATCGCTCATGGCATCTCTAAAGTACCAGGGCATGGCGATCACTCTGAAGGTGAGCAAGATATGCAGGACGACGAGGGCGGTGAGTCTTCTTCCTCAGGCAATCCTCTGGATGCCTATGCCAGCAACCTGAACGAATTGGCCCGTCAGGGCCGTATTGACCCGTTGGTCGGCCGCGAAATGGAAGTGGAGCGTGTTGCGCAGATCTTGGCGCGGCGTCGCAAAAACAACCCATTGCTGGTAGGTGAGGCCGGTGTCGGCAAGACTGCTATCGCCGAAGGCCTGGCCAAGCGCATCGTCGATAACCAAGTGCCTGACTTGCTCGCCAATAGCGTGGTTTATTCCCTCGACCTAGGCGCTTTGCTGGCGGGGACTAAATACCGTGGCGACTTCGAGAAACGCTTCAAAGCGTTGCTCAACGAGCTGAAAAAGCGCCCTCAGGCGATCCTGTTCATCGATGAAATTCATACCATCATCGGTGCGGGGGCAGCTTCGGGTGGCGTGATGGATGCGTCCAACCTGCTCAAGCCGTTGTTGTCCTCGGGCGATATTCGTTGCATCGGTTCGACGACCTTCCAGGAATTCCGTGGCATTTTCGAAAAAGATCGCGCGTTGGCCCGGCGTTTCCAGAAAGTCGATGTGTCGGAACCTTCGGTTGAAGACACCATTGGCATTCTGAGAGGCCTCAAGGGGCGTTTCGAGCAGCATCACGGCATCGAATACAGCGATGAAGCATTGCGCGCCGCAGCCGAACTGGCGTCGCGTTACATCAATGATCGTCACATGCCGGACAAAGCCATCGATGTCATCGACGAAGCCGGGGCGTACCAACGCCTGCAGCCAATCGAGAAACGCGTGAAGCGCATTGAAGTGCCTCAGGTCGAAGACATCGTGGCCAAAATCGCACGTATTCCGCCTAAGCACGTCAACAGCTCGGACAAAGAACTGCTGCGTAACCTGGAGCGCGACCTCAAGCTGACCGTGTTCGGTCAGGATGCAGCGATCGACGCGCTGTCAACTGCGATCAAGCTATCGCGTGCCGGCCTGAAGTCTCCGGACAAGCCAGTGGGTTCGTTCCTGTTCGCCGGTCCTACCGGTGTCGGCAAGACCGAAGCCGCTCGTCAGTTGGCCAAGGCCTTGGGCATCGAGCTGGTTCGCTTCGATATGTCCGAGTACATGGAGCGCCACACCGTTTCGCGCTTGATTGGTGCTCCGCCGGGTTATGTCGGTTTTGATCAGGGTGGTTTGCTGACCGAGGCGATTACCAAGCAACCGCATTGTGTCCTGCTGCTCGATGAAATTGAGAAGGCGCACCCGGAAGTCTTCAATCTGCTGTTGCAGGTGATGGACCACGGTACGCTCACCGATAACAACGGGCGTAAGGCGGACTTCCGCAACGTGATCGTCATCATGACCACCAACGCTGGCGCTGAAACTGCGGCGCGGGCTTCCATCGGCTTTACGCACCAGGATCACTCCTCTGATGCGATGGAAGTGATCAAGAAGAGTTTCACGCCGGAATTCCGGAACCGCCTGGACACCATCATTCAATTTACTCGCCTCAGCCATGAGGTTATTAAAAGCGTGGTGGACAAGTTCCTTACCGAACTGCAGGCGCAACTGGAAGACAAGCGTGTGCTGCTTGAAGTGACCGACGCGGCCAGAACCTGGCTGGCGGAAGGTGGCTACGATGCGCAGATGGGTGCGCGACCAATGGCGCGTTTGATTCAAGATAAAATCAAGCGTCCGCTGGCTGAAGAGATTCTCTTTGGTGAATTGGCCGAGCATGGCGGCGTAGTACACATCGACGTCAAGGACGGAGAAATGACCTTCGACTTCGAGACCACGGCAGAAATGGCGTAA